From the genome of Novipirellula caenicola, one region includes:
- a CDS encoding hydrolase, whose protein sequence is MERKRIIYIDVDDTLIRTFGTKQIPMTPCVDYVRRMHADGHALYCWSRGGAEYSRNVAVSLGIDECFLGFLPKPDVVLDDRGADLLDYCEFILPSNASNH, encoded by the coding sequence TTGGAACGTAAACGTATCATCTACATCGATGTCGATGACACGCTGATCCGAACGTTCGGCACGAAGCAGATCCCGATGACGCCGTGTGTGGACTACGTTCGTCGAATGCATGCCGATGGTCACGCATTGTATTGCTGGAGTCGCGGTGGCGCGGAATACTCGCGTAACGTGGCGGTTTCTCTCGGCATTGACGAATGTTTTTTGGGTTTTCTGCCCAAGCCCGACGTTGTGCTCGACGACCGTGGTGCGGACTTATTGGATTATTGCGAGTTCATTCTTCCTTCGAATGCATCGAATCACTGA